A single Flavobacterium sp. 1 DNA region contains:
- a CDS encoding glycoside hydrolase 43 family protein → MGILIINGCSSVDKKNSAGIYPENKTEYYVSEVWKSDQGDGTFINPILHADYSDPDVIRVGDDYYMTVSSFNCAPGLPILHSKDLVNWTIINYAINKIVPEYVFDVPQHSKGVWAPVIRYHKNEFYIYWGDPDFGVYMVKTKNPAGLWEAPVLVMEGKGIIDPCPLWDGENTYLIHAWAGSRAGINSVLTINQMNSEGTKVIDEGKHVFDGHEKHHTLEGPKLYKKDGYYYVFAPAGGVATGWQLVLRSKNIYGPYEEKVVLEQGSTAINGPHQGAWITTPNGDSWFFHFQDKEVYGRVLFLEPLSWEKDWPVIGKDLDGNGIGEPVLKEKKPNVGKQYPIQTPQENDDFNNGKYGIQWQWYGNPSIKWSAQIPGTDYLRLFCMSKKELPNLWDAPNLLLQKLPAENFTTTTKVKLNIEWETAGKTAGLLMMGQSYAYAGISFEEGSFWVKQVVCTDAIAGAKEKVIAKKKLQKNEVFLRMEVKSPDANCLFSFSEDGKNFQPIGESFKAQKDLWISAKMGIFSISEANVRMGSYADFDWFKVSK, encoded by the coding sequence ATGGGTATTTTGATTATCAATGGATGTAGTTCTGTTGATAAAAAAAATAGTGCCGGTATTTATCCAGAAAATAAAACAGAATATTATGTGTCCGAGGTTTGGAAATCGGATCAAGGTGATGGAACTTTTATCAACCCGATTCTGCATGCTGATTATTCTGATCCCGATGTGATTCGCGTGGGAGATGATTATTATATGACCGTCAGCAGTTTTAATTGTGCTCCGGGTTTACCGATTTTACATTCCAAGGATTTGGTGAATTGGACAATTATTAATTATGCGATTAACAAAATAGTACCCGAATATGTTTTTGATGTTCCTCAGCATAGCAAAGGAGTTTGGGCTCCAGTAATCAGATACCATAAAAATGAATTTTATATCTATTGGGGAGATCCAGATTTTGGGGTATATATGGTAAAAACCAAAAACCCTGCTGGTCTTTGGGAAGCCCCAGTTTTAGTTATGGAAGGCAAAGGAATTATAGATCCTTGTCCGTTATGGGATGGTGAAAACACTTATTTGATTCATGCTTGGGCGGGGAGTCGCGCTGGAATTAACAGCGTATTGACCATCAATCAAATGAATAGTGAAGGAACAAAAGTGATTGATGAAGGGAAACATGTTTTTGACGGACATGAAAAACATCATACGCTGGAAGGTCCAAAGTTGTATAAAAAAGACGGTTACTATTATGTTTTTGCTCCAGCAGGAGGCGTAGCTACAGGATGGCAATTGGTATTGCGTTCCAAAAATATTTATGGACCTTATGAAGAAAAAGTAGTATTAGAACAAGGAAGTACAGCAATTAATGGTCCGCATCAAGGAGCTTGGATAACGACACCTAATGGAGATTCCTGGTTTTTTCATTTTCAGGATAAAGAGGTGTATGGAAGAGTTTTGTTTTTAGAACCGTTGAGTTGGGAAAAGGATTGGCCTGTAATAGGAAAAGATTTAGACGGTAATGGAATAGGCGAACCAGTTTTAAAAGAAAAAAAACCAAATGTTGGAAAACAATATCCCATTCAAACGCCACAGGAAAACGATGATTTTAATAATGGTAAATATGGAATTCAATGGCAATGGTACGGGAATCCGTCGATCAAGTGGAGCGCCCAGATTCCGGGAACTGATTATTTGAGACTTTTTTGTATGAGTAAAAAAGAGTTGCCCAATTTATGGGATGCTCCCAATTTACTATTGCAAAAATTACCGGCAGAAAATTTTACTACAACTACAAAAGTAAAGTTGAATATCGAATGGGAGACAGCTGGAAAAACAGCTGGATTATTAATGATGGGACAATCGTACGCTTATGCAGGAATCAGTTTTGAAGAAGGAAGTTTTTGGGTAAAACAAGTTGTCTGTACTGATGCGATAGCAGGAGCCAAAGAGAAAGTTATCGCAAAGAAAAAACTTCAAAAAAATGAAGTTTTTTTAAGAATGGAAGTTAAGTCACCCGATGCAAACTGTTTGTTTAGTTTTAGCGAAGACGGTAAAAACTTTCAACCGATTGGTGAAAGTTTTAAAGCGCAAAAAGATTTATGGATCAGTGCCAAAATGGGAATTTTTTCCATAAGTGAAGCCAATGTCAGAATGGGAAGCTATGCCGATTTTGATTGGTTTAAAGTGTCAAAATAA
- a CDS encoding DUF4861 family protein, protein MKFSLTKIAGFLGILILFSSFDSENKLSKRIVVENKLHFERNEVVSIRLNANKSLSEIKDFSTLLVKDASGKLLVTQLIDTNLDGTPDELLFQATVPAKSKVSYTIFTNSKLKTPKSSNTTYARFVPERIDDFAWENDRVAFRTYGPEAQRLVEEGKEGGTLSSGIDLWLKKVNYSIIDSWYAKNVTTPGYYHIEHGEGYDPYHVGSSRGTGGTGIWENDSLYISKNYTKYRLITTGPLRTIFELDYAPWSKYEVTETKRISLDLGSNFSKFENKISATSKIPNYTLGITLHKEKGVVGINTQKGIFRHWEPIDDSFVGEGIVINPSVVKMAMDHRSKVVDQSQILVATTPENNTLTYYVGFAWTGSAQVQSVQDWDAMLEKQAQIIQNPLLVTIK, encoded by the coding sequence ATGAAATTTAGTTTAACCAAAATAGCGGGTTTTTTAGGAATTCTGATTTTGTTTTCGAGTTTTGACAGCGAAAATAAATTAAGTAAAAGGATAGTTGTTGAAAATAAGCTTCATTTTGAGAGAAATGAAGTAGTAAGTATTCGTTTGAATGCCAATAAAAGTCTTTCTGAAATTAAAGATTTTAGTACGCTATTGGTGAAAGATGCAAGCGGGAAACTATTGGTAACCCAATTAATAGACACTAATCTTGACGGCACTCCAGATGAGTTGTTGTTTCAGGCAACTGTTCCTGCAAAATCAAAAGTAAGTTATACCATTTTTACAAATTCTAAACTTAAAACACCTAAGAGTTCTAATACAACTTATGCCCGTTTTGTACCCGAAAGAATAGATGATTTTGCATGGGAAAATGACAGAGTCGCTTTTCGGACTTATGGTCCAGAAGCTCAACGTTTAGTAGAAGAAGGGAAAGAAGGGGGTACACTTTCAAGTGGTATCGATCTTTGGTTGAAAAAAGTAAATTATTCGATTATTGATTCTTGGTATGCTAAAAATGTTACCACGCCAGGGTATTATCATATTGAACATGGCGAAGGATATGATCCATATCATGTGGGAAGCAGCAGAGGTACTGGAGGAACAGGAATTTGGGAGAATGACAGCTTATACATTTCTAAAAACTATACTAAATACCGATTAATTACGACAGGTCCTTTGCGCACTATTTTCGAATTGGATTACGCTCCTTGGAGTAAATATGAGGTTACAGAAACCAAAAGAATCTCTCTTGATCTGGGTTCTAATTTTTCAAAATTTGAAAATAAAATTTCTGCAACAAGTAAAATACCAAACTATACTTTAGGAATTACACTTCATAAGGAAAAAGGAGTCGTGGGTATTAATACCCAAAAAGGAATTTTTCGTCATTGGGAACCTATTGATGATTCTTTCGTCGGAGAAGGAATTGTTATCAATCCGAGTGTAGTAAAAATGGCAATGGATCATCGTTCTAAAGTAGTTGACCAAAGTCAGATTTTGGTGGCAACAACACCTGAAAATAACACATTGACTTATTACGTAGGTTTTGCCTGGACAGGAAGTGCTCAGGTACAATCCGTTCAGGATTGGGATGCAATGTTGGAAAAACAAGCACAAATTATTCAAAATCCATTATTGGTTACAATCAAATAA